The following are encoded together in the Robertmurraya sp. FSL R5-0851 genome:
- a CDS encoding aspartyl-phosphate phosphatase Spo0E family protein, with translation MQQNSSEMLATIQQMREKMIESAQANGLGGEETIECSQELDKLIFEYQCLSQEKRKSKREIKITRKQAMFVWQNNIICV, from the coding sequence GTGCAGCAGAATAGCAGTGAAATGCTTGCCACGATTCAACAAATGAGAGAGAAAATGATTGAATCTGCACAAGCAAATGGTTTAGGTGGAGAAGAGACGATCGAATGTAGTCAGGAGCTTGATAAGTTGATTTTTGAATATCAATGCTTATCACAAGAGAAAAGAAAAAGCAAAAGAGAAATAAAGATAACCAGAAAACAAGCTATGTTTGTATGGCAAAATAACATCATATGCGTATAA
- a CDS encoding FAD-binding protein encodes MSKEYRGVWVFIEQNEGEIEGVSLELLGAGRKLADKLSVSLCGVLLGKDVKALCNQVISYGADKVYVIDHPVLEEYRTESYMKGVVLLAEKYSPEIFLYGATPNGKDLASAVATDLSTGLTADTTMLDVDLDKRLLEASRPAFGGNIMATILCKKHRPQMATVRPKVMKALERDKERQGVIIEENIELYEDDMRTKVLKVVKDVTKRANLADAHIIVCGGKGLGDQQNFSLIYELAEVIGASVGGTRDVVEAGWLPHELQIGQTGETVTPKIYFAVGISGAIQHVVGMKNSEIIIAINKDASAPIFDIATYGIVGDALDILPKLIQQFKEIRTEKGGEISYA; translated from the coding sequence ATGAGTAAAGAATACCGTGGCGTGTGGGTATTCATTGAACAGAATGAAGGCGAAATTGAAGGTGTTTCGTTAGAATTGCTTGGAGCAGGAAGAAAGTTAGCAGATAAGTTAAGTGTTTCGCTTTGTGGAGTCCTGCTAGGTAAAGATGTTAAAGCCCTATGTAATCAAGTCATCTCCTACGGGGCGGATAAGGTGTATGTGATTGATCATCCAGTATTAGAAGAGTACCGGACAGAATCCTATATGAAGGGCGTGGTTCTTCTCGCTGAAAAATACAGTCCTGAGATATTTTTATACGGAGCCACACCAAACGGTAAGGACCTTGCCAGTGCTGTAGCAACTGATTTAAGTACGGGTTTGACTGCAGATACAACCATGTTAGATGTGGATCTTGATAAAAGGTTATTGGAGGCAAGTAGACCCGCCTTTGGTGGAAATATTATGGCTACGATTTTATGTAAAAAGCATCGACCTCAAATGGCAACCGTTCGACCGAAAGTAATGAAAGCTCTTGAACGAGATAAAGAGCGGCAGGGAGTAATCATTGAAGAAAATATCGAATTGTATGAGGACGATATGAGAACAAAAGTGCTCAAAGTTGTGAAGGATGTAACGAAAAGAGCCAATCTTGCGGATGCACATATCATTGTTTGCGGTGGAAAGGGATTAGGGGATCAGCAAAATTTTTCATTAATCTATGAGCTTGCAGAAGTGATTGGTGCAAGTGTTGGTGGAACGAGGGATGTGGTAGAAGCTGGCTGGCTCCCACATGAGTTGCAAATTGGGCAAACGGGTGAAACGGTAACACCAAAAATATACTTCGCAGTCGGTATCTCAGGTGCTATTCAACACGTAGTCGGTATGAAGAATTCAGAAATTATTATCGCCATTAACAAGGATGCAAGTGCACCTATTTTTGATATAGCAACCTATGGAATTGTAGGGGATGCTTTGGACATTCTCCCGAAACTCATCCAACAATTTAAAGAAATACGTACAGAAAAGGGTGGTGAAATCAGTTATGCCTGA
- a CDS encoding electron transfer flavoprotein subunit beta/FixA family protein produces the protein MHIVVCVKQVPDTKIIKINPKTNTLDRRSAPAILNPYDAHAVQEAVRMKRFIKEVYISVLSMGPPQANAIIKKSVEIGADEGYLISDRAFAGADTLATSYALSKALDKIASIRPIDMILCGKHAIDGDTGQVGPGIARRLDIPPVTNVIEVTELNEKEQNVVVKRKLSGGYQLLQIQMPCLLTVEKEINAIEYSPLPNMLKAARYEPVVWTVNDLGDVDRTQLGLKGSPTIVGKMFTPPKHEGGKRLEGSSDEQVRELIKCLLEEKKELFHVK, from the coding sequence ATGCACATTGTAGTTTGTGTCAAGCAGGTACCAGACACGAAGATCATTAAGATTAATCCTAAGACGAATACGCTTGATCGTCGAAGTGCCCCAGCAATTTTAAATCCTTACGATGCACATGCTGTCCAAGAAGCCGTTCGGATGAAGCGTTTCATCAAAGAAGTATATATTTCTGTTTTATCGATGGGGCCACCACAAGCAAATGCGATTATTAAAAAAAGCGTTGAAATTGGTGCTGACGAGGGATATTTGATTTCTGACCGCGCATTTGCAGGTGCAGATACATTAGCAACAAGCTATGCATTATCGAAGGCTTTAGATAAAATCGCCAGTATCAGACCGATTGATATGATTCTTTGTGGAAAGCATGCGATTGATGGAGACACTGGGCAAGTGGGACCTGGAATTGCAAGAAGATTGGATATTCCTCCAGTTACAAACGTGATCGAAGTGACAGAACTTAATGAAAAGGAGCAAAACGTAGTTGTTAAGAGAAAGCTGTCAGGAGGGTACCAGTTGCTTCAAATCCAAATGCCATGCTTATTGACTGTCGAAAAAGAAATCAATGCGATAGAATATTCCCCTCTTCCTAATATGTTAAAAGCTGCAAGGTACGAACCCGTTGTTTGGACGGTAAACGATCTAGGAGACGTGGACCGAACACAGCTAGGACTTAAAGGATCACCTACCATCGTTGGTAAAATGTTTACTCCTCCAAAGCATGAGGGTGGGAAGCGTTTAGAGGGCTCTTCAGATGAACAAGTAAGAGAGCTGATCAAATGCTTACTTGAAGAGAAAAAAGAACTTTTTCATGTGAAGTGA
- a CDS encoding methylthioribulose 1-phosphate dehydratase has protein sequence MSQLTERWEELADVKDELAVRDWFMGTSGNLAIKVSDNPLQFLVTASGKDKRKRTSEDFLLVDENGKPVNETHLKPSAETLLHVEIYNKTAAGCSLHVHTIDNNIISELYGDQGEITFTGQELIKAFDLWEEDAVLRVPIISNPAHIPTLAQEFSEHVKEDKGVVLIRNHGITVWGKNAFEAKKLLEASEFLFRYHLRLLEYKK, from the coding sequence ATGAGTCAGTTAACTGAACGTTGGGAAGAGCTTGCTGATGTGAAGGATGAACTTGCTGTTCGAGATTGGTTTATGGGAACGAGCGGGAATTTAGCCATAAAGGTTAGCGACAATCCTTTACAATTCTTAGTAACAGCAAGTGGCAAGGATAAGAGGAAGCGAACGTCAGAGGATTTTCTGCTCGTCGATGAGAATGGAAAACCAGTAAATGAGACGCATTTGAAGCCATCTGCTGAAACCTTATTACATGTGGAAATCTATAATAAAACAGCTGCTGGGTGTAGTTTACACGTTCATACAATTGATAATAATATCATATCTGAATTATATGGCGATCAAGGAGAAATCACTTTTACTGGCCAGGAGCTTATTAAAGCATTTGATTTATGGGAAGAAGATGCCGTACTTCGAGTTCCTATTATCAGTAATCCAGCTCATATTCCGACACTAGCACAGGAGTTTAGTGAACATGTAAAAGAGGACAAAGGCGTTGTGTTAATCAGAAACCATGGAATAACAGTGTGGGGGAAAAATGCATTCGAGGCAAAAAAACTACTAGAAGCATCCGAATTTTTATTTCGTTATCATCTAAGACTTTTAGAATATAAAAAATAA
- a CDS encoding cupin domain-containing protein, translating to MAHIVFQSTKEEIRDQKEVAAFLQSQEVIYENWDITKLPSNLQEKYILTDAEKAEILSAFSTEIAEISEKRGYKAQDVISLAEHTPNLEQLLKNFQQEHHHTDDEVRFIVSGHGVFIIQGLDGEFFEVFLNPGDLISVPPNVRHYFTLQEDRKVVAIRIFVTTEGWVPIYEKNEVEA from the coding sequence ATGGCACATATCGTTTTTCAAAGTACAAAAGAAGAGATTAGAGATCAAAAAGAAGTAGCAGCGTTTTTACAATCACAAGAGGTAATCTATGAGAATTGGGATATTACAAAACTACCTAGCAATCTTCAAGAGAAATATATTTTAACAGATGCAGAGAAAGCAGAAATCTTATCCGCATTCTCAACTGAAATTGCTGAAATTTCAGAGAAGCGTGGATACAAGGCACAGGATGTTATTTCTCTTGCTGAACACACTCCAAACCTAGAGCAACTATTAAAGAACTTCCAACAAGAACACCACCATACAGACGATGAGGTACGCTTTATCGTTAGTGGACACGGGGTATTTATTATTCAAGGGTTAGACGGAGAATTTTTTGAGGTATTTCTAAATCCTGGTGATCTTATTTCAGTTCCTCCGAATGTTAGACATTATTTTACTCTTCAAGAGGATAGAAAAGTAGTAGCTATCCGTATTTTTGTAACTACTGAAGGATGGGTTCCAATCTACGAAAAGAATGAAGTAGAAGCTTAA
- a CDS encoding ferredoxin family protein, producing the protein MSTKTIEEKQYLLRFKCDTKSHLTVLDHDICMTKCPDKICTVFCPAEVYKWEGTRMQVGYEGCHECGSCRIGCPYQNIKWEYPKGGHGIVFRLA; encoded by the coding sequence ATGTCAACGAAAACTATCGAGGAAAAACAGTACTTATTGCGTTTTAAGTGTGACACGAAATCTCATCTAACAGTGCTTGACCACGATATTTGTATGACAAAATGTCCTGATAAAATTTGTACCGTATTCTGTCCAGCAGAAGTATACAAGTGGGAAGGCACGAGAATGCAAGTAGGGTACGAGGGCTGCCACGAATGTGGAAGCTGCCGCATTGGTTGCCCATACCAAAATATTAAATGGGAATATCCAAAAGGCGGCCATGGAATTGT
- a CDS encoding YitT family protein: MNLENQIQHRKLPKKSIIKRAVFIFIGAILMAVGLEIFLIPNQIMDGGIVGISIILSHITAIKIGLIIFILNVPFFFIGYKQIGKTFALSTLFAITILSITTVYLHPVPAFTDDILLATVFGGIALGSGVGLVIRYGGSLDGTEILAILINKKIPFSVGEVIMFFNIFIFGTGGFVFGWDRAMYSVLAYFIAFKTIDIVIEGLDQSKSAWIISDKHKEIGEAILARLGRGVTFLSGEGAYTGEDKKVIFCVITRLEEAKLKLIIEDLDSNAFLAVADIAEVRGGRFKKRAIH, translated from the coding sequence ATGAATTTAGAGAACCAAATACAGCACCGAAAATTACCGAAAAAAAGTATTATTAAAAGAGCTGTTTTTATTTTTATTGGCGCTATCCTAATGGCTGTAGGATTAGAAATTTTCCTCATACCCAATCAAATTATGGATGGTGGAATCGTTGGGATATCAATTATTCTCTCTCATATTACTGCGATTAAAATTGGTCTAATCATCTTCATTTTAAATGTTCCATTCTTTTTCATCGGATATAAACAAATTGGAAAAACCTTCGCACTATCTACACTCTTCGCTATCACCATATTATCAATTACAACCGTATATCTTCATCCCGTTCCTGCTTTTACTGATGACATCCTGTTAGCAACCGTATTTGGGGGAATTGCCTTAGGGTCAGGGGTAGGACTAGTCATCCGGTATGGAGGCTCACTGGACGGTACAGAAATCCTTGCCATATTGATCAATAAAAAGATTCCTTTTTCCGTTGGAGAAGTGATTATGTTTTTTAATATTTTTATTTTTGGTACCGGGGGATTTGTATTTGGATGGGACCGAGCGATGTATTCGGTTTTAGCCTATTTTATTGCTTTTAAAACCATTGATATCGTTATTGAAGGTTTAGATCAATCAAAATCTGCATGGATCATTAGCGATAAGCATAAAGAAATTGGTGAGGCGATTTTGGCCCGTCTCGGTCGGGGTGTCACCTTCCTCTCAGGAGAAGGAGCCTATACAGGAGAGGATAAAAAAGTTATTTTCTGTGTCATTACCCGCCTAGAAGAAGCAAAGCTCAAGCTCATTATAGAAGATTTAGATAGCAATGCCTTTCTCGCCGTTGCAGACATAGCCGAAGTTAGAGGTGGGAGATTTAAAAAGCGAGCGATCCATTAG
- a CDS encoding FAD-dependent oxidoreductase, producing MPEKFDVIVVGAGPAGTSCAYTCAKNGLKVLQLERGEYPGSKNVMGGVLYRKQMEEIIPEFWKEAPLERPVIEQRFWMMDKESTVSFGYKGLEWGKEPYNNFTVLRAPFDQWFAAKGVEQGVLLINETVANECIVENGKVVGVRTDRPDGDVYADVVVLADGVNSLLGKQLGFHKEFRPDEVALTVMEVINLSKEKINDRFNLEENQGCTIEIFGDSTKGNLGTAFIYTNKESINIGVGTTLSSMIKAKLKPYDLLDYLKNHAMVKPLLAGGESAEYLAHLIPEGGYHSVPKVAGNGVVVVGDAAQLVNAIHREGSNMAMSSRKMAAEAIIRAKERNDFSEASLNSYREALYNSFIMKDLEKYKDAAHTFEHHPQYFKEYIPMMNQAMSKFFTVDGTPKREKQKQIMRSVTGTKGTFKVIQDVYRAWKAVK from the coding sequence ATGCCTGAAAAATTTGACGTCATTGTTGTTGGTGCTGGACCTGCAGGAACTTCATGTGCCTATACATGTGCAAAGAACGGATTGAAGGTGCTCCAACTCGAGCGTGGGGAATATCCAGGAAGTAAAAACGTAATGGGTGGCGTATTATACAGGAAACAAATGGAGGAGATTATTCCTGAGTTTTGGAAGGAAGCGCCATTAGAAAGACCTGTTATTGAACAACGCTTCTGGATGATGGATAAGGAGTCTACCGTCTCTTTTGGCTACAAAGGATTAGAGTGGGGAAAGGAACCTTATAATAACTTTACCGTATTAAGAGCTCCGTTTGATCAATGGTTTGCGGCAAAAGGGGTGGAACAAGGGGTATTGCTCATCAATGAAACAGTAGCCAATGAGTGTATTGTAGAAAATGGAAAAGTGGTAGGGGTTCGGACCGATCGTCCTGATGGAGATGTGTATGCGGATGTAGTCGTATTAGCTGATGGTGTAAACTCTCTGTTAGGCAAGCAGCTTGGCTTTCATAAAGAATTTCGTCCTGATGAAGTTGCTCTTACGGTAATGGAGGTTATTAATCTATCAAAAGAAAAGATTAACGACCGCTTTAACCTTGAGGAGAACCAAGGTTGTACGATTGAAATCTTTGGTGATTCAACAAAGGGGAACCTTGGTACAGCCTTTATATATACGAATAAAGAAAGTATTAATATAGGTGTAGGTACAACTCTATCCAGCATGATAAAGGCAAAGCTCAAGCCATATGATTTGCTAGATTACTTGAAAAATCATGCCATGGTAAAACCACTACTTGCGGGTGGGGAGTCTGCGGAGTATTTGGCGCATTTAATTCCAGAAGGAGGATATCATTCGGTACCCAAAGTGGCAGGTAATGGGGTTGTAGTTGTCGGAGATGCGGCCCAATTAGTAAACGCTATCCATCGAGAAGGCTCAAATATGGCGATGTCATCAAGAAAGATGGCAGCTGAAGCCATTATTCGTGCAAAGGAAAGAAATGATTTTAGTGAGGCAAGTTTAAATAGTTACCGTGAAGCTTTATATAATAGCTTTATTATGAAGGACTTAGAAAAATATAAAGATGCTGCCCACACATTTGAGCATCATCCTCAGTATTTTAAAGAGTATATTCCAATGATGAATCAGGCAATGAGTAAATTCTTTACAGTCGACGGAACACCAAAGCGTGAAAAACAAAAACAAATCATGAGAAGTGTAACTGGGACCAAAGGAACGTTTAAAGTCATTCAAGATGTCTATCGTGCTTGGAAGGCGGTGAAATAA